The Manis javanica isolate MJ-LG chromosome 4, MJ_LKY, whole genome shotgun sequence genome contains a region encoding:
- the UNK gene encoding RING finger protein unkempt homolog isoform X4 has product MSKGPGPGGSAASSAPPAATAQVLQAQPEKPQHYTYLKEFRTEQCPLFVQHKCTQHRPYTCFHWHFVNQRRRRSIRRRDGTFNYSPDVYCTKYDEATGLCPEGDECPFLHRTTGDTERRYHLRYYKTGICIHETDSKGNCTKNGLHCAFAHGPHDLRSPVYDIRELQAMEALQNGQTTVEGSIEGQSAGAASHAMIEKILSEEPRWQETAYVLGNYKTEPCKKPPRLCRQGYACPYYHNSKDRRRSPRKHKYRSSPCPNVKHGDEWGDPGKCENGDTCQYCHTRTEQQFHPEIYKSTKCNDMQQSGSCPRGPFCAFAHVEQPPLSDDLQPSSAVSSPTQPGPVLYMPSAAGDSVPVSPSSPHAPDLSALLCRNSSLGSPSNLCGSPPGSIRKPPNLEGIVFPGESGLAPGSYKKAPGFEREDQVGAEYLKNFKCQAKLKPHSLEPRSQEQPLLQPKQDMLGILPVGSPLTSSISSSITSSLAATPPSPAGTSSVPGMNANALPFYPTSDTVESVIESALDDLDLNEFGVAALEKTFDNSTVPHPGSVTIGGSLLQSSAPVNIPGSLGSSASFHSASPSPPVSLSSHFLQQPQGHLSQSENAFLGTSASHGSLGLNGMNSSIWEHFASGSFSPGTSPAFLSGPGAAELARLRQELDEANGTIKQWEESWKQAKQACDAWKKEAEEAGERASAAGAECELAREQRDALEGQVKELQEELERLHSGPDPQALPAFSDLEALSLSTLYSLQKQLRAHLEQVDKAVFHMQSVKCLKCQEQNRAVLPCQHAVLCGLCAEGSECPVCQPGLAHTLQS; this is encoded by the exons GTACCTGAAGGAGTTCCGCACAGAGCAGTGCCCTCTCTTTGTGCAACACAAATGCACTCAGCATCGGCCCTACACCTGCTTCCACTGGCACTTCGTGAACCAGCGACGCCGCCGGTCTATCCGCCGTCGGGACGGCACCTTCAACTACAGCCCCGACGTCTACTGCACCAAGTACGATGAGGCCACGGGCCTCTGCCCGGAGGGCGACGA GTGCCCGTTCCTGCACAGGACTACAGGGGACACTGAGCGCAGGTACCACCTGCGCTACTACAAAACTGGAATCTGCATCCACGAGACAGACTCTAAAGGCAACTGCACCAAAAACGGCTTACACTGTGCTTTTGCCCATGGCCCCCATGACCTGCGCTCCCCTGTCTACGACATCAG GGAGCTCCAGGCCATGGAGGCCTTGCAGAATGGACAGACCACAGTAGAGGGCAGCATAGAGGGCCAGTCAGCTGGGGCTGCCAGCCACGCCATGATAGAAAAAATCCTCAGTGAGGAGCCACGGTGGCAAG AAACTGCTTACGTGCTGGGAAACTATAAGACAGAGCCATGCAAGAAGCCCCCTCGGCTGTGCCGCCAGGGTTATGCCTGCCCCTACTACCACAACAGCAAGGACCGGCGACGGAGCCCCCGGAAACACAAATACAG GTCGTCTCCATGTCCGAACGTAAAACATGGGGATGAGTGGGGAGACCCCGGCAAGTGCGAGAATGGAGACACCTGCCAGTACTGCCACACCCGCACGGAGCAGCAGTTCCACCCAGAG ATCTATAAATCCACCAAGTGCAACGACATGCAGCAGTCGGGCAGCTGTCCCCGAGGACCTTTCTGCGCCTTCGCCCATGTAGAAC AGCCACCCCTGAGTGACGACCTACAGCCTTCCTCAGCTGTGTCCAGCCCCACTCAGCCAGGTCCTGTCTTGTACATGCCATCTGCTGCCGGAGACTCGGTGCCCGTGAGCCCCTCCAGCCCGCATGCCCCTGACCTCAGTGCT ctCCTCTGTAGAAACAGCAGCCTAGGCAGCCCATCTAACCTGTGTGGCTCCCCTCCGGGCTCCATCAGGAAGCCCCCGAACCTGGAAGGCATTGTCTTCCCTGGGGAGTCTGGCCTTGCCCCTGGCAGCTATAAAAAGGCTCCTGGCTTCGAGAGGGAAGACCAGGTGGGAGCTGAGTACCTGAAAAATTTCAAATGCCAG GCCAAGTTAAAACCCCACTCACTAGAGCCCAGGAGTCAAGAGCAGCCTCTGCTTCAGCCTAAACAG GACATGCTGGGCATTCTTCCCGTGGGCAGCCCCCTGACCTCAAGCATCTCTTCTAGTATCACTTCCAGCCTGGCAGCCACTCCCCCCAGCCCCGCCGGCACCAGCAGTGTCCCTGGCATGAATGCAAATGCTCTGCCCTTCTACCCAACCAGTGACACAGTGGAGTCGGTCATAG AGTCTGCCCTGGACGACTTGGACCTGAATGAGTTTGGGGTGGCTGCCCTGGAGAAGACTTTTGACAACAGCACTGTGCCTCACCCAGGCAGCGTCACAATCG GTGGCAGTTTGCTGCAGAGCTCTGCACCCGTGAACATCCCTGGCTCCTTGGGTAGCTCTGCCTCCTTCCATTCAGCATCCCCATCCCCTCCCGTCAGCCTCTCCTCACATTTCCTGCAACAGCCCCAGGGCCACCTGAGCCAGTCGGAAAATGCATTTTTGGGGACCTCCGCATCACATGGATCTTTGG GTCTGAATGGGATGAACAGCAGCATTTGGGAGCATTTTGCCTCTGGAAGCTTCTCCCCGGGCACTTCCCCTGCTTTCCTGTcggggcctggggctgctgagctgGCCCGACTTCGGCAAGAGCTGGATGAAGCTAATGGCACCATCAAGCAGTGGGAGGAGTCCTGGAAGCAGGCTAAGCAG GCTTGTGATGCCTGGAAGAAGGAGGCTGAGGAGGCTGGCGAGCGGGCCAGCGCCGCAGGTGCCGAGTGTGAGCTGGCCCGGGAGCAGCGGGATGCGCTGGAGGGTCAGGTGAAGGAGCTGCAGGAGGAGCTGGAGCGGCTGCACTCGGGCCCCGACCCGCAggccctgcctgccttctctgaCCTGGaggctctctccctctccaccctctACTCCCTCCAGAAGCAGTTGCGGGCGCACCTGGAGCAAGTGGACAAG GCTGTGTTCCACATGCAGTCGGTGAAATGCCTTAAGTGTCAGGAGCAGAACCGAGCGGTGCTGCCATGCCAACATGCCGTGCTGTGTGGGCTCTGTGCTGAGGGCAGCGAGTGCCCCGTCTGCCAGCCTGGCCTGGCTCACACCCTCCAGTCGTGA